ATGTTCAGTGTTGTATCTGCTTTTCACACTTCTTTTCTCTTCTTGAATCAGGTGCTTGGAGCCCGTCACCTGCCTAAAAATGGCCGCAGCATTGTCTGTCCCTTTGTGGAGGTGGAGATCTGTGGAGCAGAACACGACAGCTGCAAATGCAAGACGGACGTTGTGGGTAAGACAACGCGCTGCCGTCGTTGCTGCTACATACTTGATTTACTTTTATGTGTTCAGTGCCTGAGGGCTGATCATCTGTCCTCCTGCTCCCCAGCTGATAACGGTTTGAACCCTGTGTGGGTGCAGAGGCAGTTTGTGTTCGACATCCACAACCCCACCTTCTCCTTTCTGCGCTTCACGGTCTACGAGGAGGACATGTTCAGCGATCCTAACTTCCTGGCACATGCCACCTACCCCGTCCGTCTGCTACGTACAGGTGAATGTGGAATAATAGCATAACCCCCAGTACTAATGTCATAGTTAAGTTCTGTTCAAAGCCAACAGTCAGAAATGTTCTGAGGGAAGAGGCCAACAAAGCATGCACATCTAGATGTTATATATAAAAGTGATATAATACAAAGACACACcttgaaaaacacatgttttattgtattagCATTTTTCGAAATTAATTTGTTACTTGGCATACATAACACAATGACATACAGTTAAACGAAACtcaaagaagaacaaaaaccGATGATCCGGTTATTACAGTTGTTTACCTCCGTTACATAGGGACACGATTACTCGCTTTCTATTGGCTATCGTTCCAACCCatcgtacgtgataggctaagagggcgggacatctctaagcggttaaccaatcacaacagaaacacagccaGCTAACTACAGTTAACTGTAGAACTGTATTCATATTTCACAACGTGTTTATATAGtcttgtgtgtgttcaggctaCAGGAGCATCCCCCTGAAGAACAGCTACAGTGAAGAGCTGGAGTTGGCATCTCTTCTGGTCCACATTGAGATCGTCAATGCAAAGGTACTGTAAACCAGGTTTTGGGGATAAAACAATGTAATGTGGTGTTctgataaagaaatgcatgggTAATGTGTAAGATAGATGTTTTGTGAATTATTGGCATGAAGTTCGACAATTTCCGACACTTAGCTAAAGCATCTATAAAGCCAGTCATGGAAAGCCGATGTGATTCTCCTTTGTACAATGTGGGCTACACAGGGCATTTTATCTCCGCTGTTATCATACTGTGAGCACCATCTGTTGCTACCGTGGTGACCCTGTCCGCTATCTCCCCCTCCTGtgcaacttcaagaaactggTGCATGGTTCGGCAGAATATCTTTCCTCCGCTTTCACCGCATCTAAAGCCAGCAAGTGCAGTTGTTCCTTAACATCGAGGTTAAGATGACTGCTTCCTGATGTCTAGTGGGCTCCAGTCAGTGCAATACATAAAGCTTTTACCGATCCCAGCCCTCCTTTTGCCTTTTCACTGCCATGCGATTAATGGTAAACATCCACGCTTTCGGAGCACAGACCTAATATTTTTAGTATTACTATTTATGCAATTAGTTGGGAGGAGAGAAGTTAATGAATGATAACTTCCACTTTCCTTGCCGTCTCTGTTCCTCACtgtggctgcaggaggaggacgACGAGAACCTGTACATGTCCATCCAGCGGCTGCGGGATCGAACCAGTGAGCTGTCCAACCAGGTGTCCCTCCTGGAGAGGTCAGGTTCCGGGGACCTGGGCTACCAGCAGAGCCTGGAGGAGCTCAGAGCAGCTCAGGACCAGCTGAGTGAGCTGGTTGAGGCCCGAAACCGCAGGTGACTGATCACCAAGATTCAGAAAGGAAGcgtgtacttttttattttttcagacagtttcatatttattattcattttattatatacatttttcttattaattCTAAGAGAGTAATTCAATTAATTACTGTATTTTCCACATATTTGTTAGAATGAGGCTGTCTACCACTAGTCTATATGTAGTATAtcataaaaagtcaaaagaagATATCGGTTTTTTGGACCTTTTCATTGCatactaaatgaaatgtatttttctgtgcATGCACATACACTTTCATGACATACTATATCAGTCCACTATAAAATAAAGGTCACGTTATGGTGTCACCATAAATGTATGCTATTAAAATGTCTGCAACAATCATAAAACACAGTCAAATTTATGCTAGTACAAATTCGAATTATATGTTCATATAAAGTAGGTTTTATTTGTTCGTTatttaatgtgcatttttttacCATTACCTTTATTCAGCTTATCCTGAAATAATAATTTTTCGATCTGCAAAGTTGATTTAGAATATTCTCAAACACAGGCATGGGATGACATTGTACAgcagatatataaaaaattatatttattctctGCTTTCCAGGCTGAttgagaagaagaggagggagaagctCAGGCAGCAGGTGACTGCAAAGCGCAGCTAGCCCTCTCGCCCACCGGAGGGCGCTACACTGCGACTCAAACTGTGGCGGAAACGTCCACCAGAGCTGTGTTTACCCCACAGGGTCTCTGCAGCAGCCTCCTGCAATCCTTTTATAACTGGAATAAAGAACATGTGATTTCACAGTAAAACATCTGAGGCTTTTAAGCGCTATGCTGGACAAcaacagagaagaaaatgaCAACAGAAGCGTCTCATGGACTTAAAGGAAACCTCAAAAAACTAAGCTATTAAAACAATCATTGACCTGAAGCTGAAACACATTAAGAGCCAACTGGATATGGGTTTCCATAGAAACGATACAGACACAATACGTGAATTCTCTACAATGATCGTAAAAATTATGACTTGATAAATGCAGAGTAAATCTGCaactcatttgttttaattaatcgTTCAAGTTGTTTTTCAAGCACAAATActcagctttttatttgttatgtgATCATAAATTGTTAACTAGGGTTTCAGTCAGAAACAAAAGCTAAATGAAGATGCCCCCTTGagctttataaaatgttaagaGGCATTTTCACCATTTGGACCAATTAGTCGATAATGACCGTTTTAAAAACTGAACTTTTTTAAGTATATGCTATAATGCTtaaaaaactgaactgaaatGACTAGcacttttgaaaacaaaatttGAAGCTCACCAGGTTCACTCTTACTGTGTTTTGGTCTTTagtgagaaagagaggacagcagggaaaacaaaaactcaGGTTACACAAATGGATAGAATTGAAATatgtggggaaaaaagcaaaggcACATTACAGCTAGCAAAAAAGTAATTATCGTGTATGTGCCTTTGATGTTGCCAATGAAGAGTATAATTACTACTCTTcaaaaaagttaataaaactTTCTCTACAACTGGAATAGTGCCCTTTAAGGGAAAACTCCTCCCGAACTGGAGGAGGAATCCACTCGCTTGACTCGAACTACTACTTTAAAGGGTTTTTAAGACAGATTTTGAACATATGAACTCTGCCCCCAGGTGGCGAGTGGCTTCTGGCCGTaaagtggaaaaacaaatctgcaCCAAGCCTCACACAAGCCCTTTCTCAGTTTAGCACCTCATCGACTGCTCCTAACTGGTCTCGGATCTAGGAGTTTATGAGGCGGTAAATAGAGAAATGAGAAAAGGCTCGAGACGATCTTCAAAGGGCTCTAAATGAATCTATACTACCTTCAAAGAGGCACAAGAATCAGAGGGAGGAGACAATAATCATCACAGCACTCCCTGGATGTCACCTGCACAGGGCTATCACATTAAAACTATACATTTTCCCCCTAGCCTCCCATCAGAACCAGGATTCATTCACATCATCGGGCTCTTATCAACAGATGTGTCATACCTGGTCCTGGATCTGCCAAAAAACTGCTTCAAGATGACCCCCTGCATGGCTTCGTACCCAAAAACGCCCCCCTTCCTACTTGTAGCTACTTCTCCTTCCCATCATCCTCTTTTCTTATTGTATataactgcttttatttatcaaaccaaTGTTTTAATGGGTGAAAAATCATTAAAGATACACTGTTAGGTGTAGAATATCTTGCTATATTgttcacagagacacaaaccTCTCTTTTCTCCTACGCTGCAGTTGCACTGCGTTGGGACTTCTATGCAAAGgttttctttgatttgactactgttgtgtttcctctctgtatCTATGCTAACTGTGTAGTATTATTACTCTGCATTACAAACCcttgtttataaaatgtcctTTATCTATATCTATGTTTGTGCTAATTTTTTAAAGGTACAGTCCATCATTATTTCATGAGGGACACAACACTGTACTCGACGCTGCACCATCGTTTGTAGCGCAAAAACTAGCAGCAGCCAATGATCCTGACAAGTAAGCAGAAGATTACAGTGAGATGAGAATTGAAAGCCAGACAGATGAGCTGcacttttgcatattttatctCTGAAAGGGTCTTAAAAATCAGGATACATCTGCCTCTGCTCAATTAATtttgactgaaaaaaaaaacttcccAACTACGGAAAAAAATCAAAACGTGTAAGAGAAATGTGACGATTCTCAAAAAGGCAAATCTCACATTCTGTTGTTTAGCCCTCGCAAAGTTTACTGCAATCATCACAGTATTAGTTAGTTGGTAACTTAGTGTGTTGGCACACTAAAAGCTGAAAATCCACAAGtgaagttcttttttttaagcaacaATAGGCCAAATAATACTGTTTGATATGGCCAAAAACTTTGCTACTCTTTCAGAGATTCCAGGGTCCTTAAACTTCGATCAACAAATTCTAATCAGATTGTCCTTTAGTGTAAGAGCCATTGTGATATAGGTTGATCAACTGTCAACTTAAAGTATGCCATAAAAAGTCATAGTTTgtcataaaaatgtttgtttaattatAAAAGCAGGGTTATAGGTGCCCTAttgttctcattttcaggttcatatttgtactgtGTGCTTCTTTAATGTTCTAAAAGGTCTTTATCAAGgcctcttttcaacctctgtctgaaatcagagcccagtctgctgtgattggttagctgaccggctctgttgtgattggtcaaccgcttagagatatGTACgcctatcacgtataatgtgttggagggctGTGCAaaagaagcgtgagtgttacataatgatgtcacgATGTTgaagaagcaaacaaaggagtccaatggaggcgtttcaggcacaaaaacctatttaacaGACTAGCAGAAAGGGATAACCCCCAAAGGCATAACAAGGTCTCTTTAATATAACTATCTCCACGATTGGCATCATCCAAAGGGCATCCGAGCCAACCAGAAGCCATGGCTGACAGGGGAGGTCTGCACGCTGCTCAAGGCCCGCGACACCgcttcagagctggagacccagcTGGGCTGAGAGCAGCTAGGGCTGACCTGTGCCGTGGCATCAGGAAAGCTAAACGTCTGTacaccaggaaaatcacaggacatttcaaagacagcagggactcACGGAGCAGTCATCATACAGTGAATGTGATTTTTgcgcatttaaaatgttatggaGCCAAAGCCCAAATTCCTTGACCCTTCCTTGGGTTaagaaatgtctttctttcGAGTACCATCTAGATTCTTTTTTACAATACCACTTAAGtgtacattttttgaaatatttcaagtctttaaagTTTGCTgaaagagtgcaaaaataaattgttgattaccaaaaatgtgtctgtatTCGAAACGCATCTAGAAAGCTATCATTGGAGGAGACTTTTTCACCTTTTTGATTTTCTGGAAGACTTGTTTTTACAGTTGAGGTTCCACATGTACAAAGTCCAAGTTAGATAGAAGGTTTATGTATTGGATTGCAGCAAAATATTAGCATGAGGGATTACTTATCCATCGGTTGAACTGACTGACAGAGAGAAACTGGTGAGCCATCTAACCTCTCCTGCATGCACAACGACTTTTGCTGGGGAGTGAATTTGCCACATTCCGCTGCAACAACAGCCTCAGATTATAAGCAGTTGTAATTGACCAATTCGGATcctaaataaaatcatttgaggaaaaaaatgatgagtTCCCTGAAACATGTGAACCCCACGGTGAAGGGGATCAAAGAGTCAGCACACAGTGTGCTGCAGAGTCTGGCTGCACACGTCACACAAGAGATCGCACAGGTAAGTACTGCtaatgtgtctttatttatctTCAGCTCACACACTCATCTGTGTATATTGAAGAAATAAAGCTGTATAACTTAATGTTTAAGGGGACAACCTGTTAGTTAAAAATGAATAGAtaatgtgatggaaacttctggagcaatggcGATGAAACTTAGAGAGACACGGGGaaagctggaactttgatggcaaacactgaaggtttgtTATGACGTTAAaggccggagaattgacaagacttTTGCTGCTGCCACAAGTtgagcggttgcccgaccaattctgaagatctctactacaatacgaggttttaactagttcaaagtgtataatcaacattctacATCAGCGAGACTAGAAAAATGTGGATCCTCAATCTAAGTAAAGCTATCATACATGGGAAAATAATGTATGTCAGGGAACCTAAGTTCCAGATGAGGAGGGCTACTAGATGTCCCTAAACTATCTCATATCAGCGTGTGCTCGGTTAGAAACGGGCaacaacaaagcgcccaagctgcccctccttaaaggagattacagcaacccgaaggccaaagaactatgccatgggaatagagacagaggaaggagaacatTATGAagtaggtcaaaggttaaacacctaagctaAATGTTCCCTAACAGATACCACTATGAAACTTCCCAAGTTGGTGACTTATTTCAATCACATCTTTATGTTTGAATCCGGAGTTACTTTATGTTAGCCCTTGTTTATTTATGATGAcgactgcattaaaaaaaaaagattttggcAAATGCAAAGATGTACAGTAACTTTAACAACTCAACCAAACTTTGTCATTAACAACCGATTCACACCAGAGCAATATAAATACAGTGTAAAGGGTTAAACAGTTTAATAGAACTGTAGACTTTTTCAGTTCCCACAACCTATAATTCAAGAATATTTGAAGAGCTATGGTTGGTTTTTTGGGTCTACAATCCAAGCTAGACCTGACCCTTTAACCTGTGAGTGTGTTCTCCTGTAGGGGGTGCAGAAACCCTTCAAAGGGGTGATTGACATCAACTCAGGGGATCCCCACAAAGCAGGCATGAAACCCATCTCATTTGTCCGTCAGGTTAGTTTTATCATTTGAGATTTTTTTCcacacacttttaaatctgTTCTTCATGATTTGGATGCTGTCAGACTTTTAGAAATATCTTATTAAGTTCTTAATTAAATGTgcttatttgttatttaatttgtttaaatgtcCATTTGCACTACGTTAGGAAAAGTCACGTGGTACCTATTTGGTTATTTTAACTTCATGACCTGTGTCAAACCGTCAAATATGATGATAAGCAAGCCCAAGAGTATCCAGGCGGTCTACCAATTATGTACTGAACAAGCCCACCCCTGCTTAGCTTCCAATATCAGACAAGCCTGGGCCTGTTCAGGGTGCAATGGCccttgtggtggaaacttctggctggagaattgacaagacatttgagGTAGGCACAAGTTcccacagcggttgccaaaccaattcaATACAATTGAAACAAAGGCTGTCAAGCCAGGCCAAACATTTTCtagatttacaagcttacacaaaatattccctagCGCAAGTAATAATTGGGCAATCACGCTAAAAGGTGATAGAAATTgcaccattgttttttaatcCCTTCCAGTCTTTTTGCCAGTTCCCGGTTCAGTTCCCGTAAggttgtaaaaatataaaatactactCACATATCATTGTCCTGTGACTTATAGATACAcgcttttacattttaatgaattaacCTGAGACTGTGGCTGAAGGGATAAATGTTTGTCTAGCAAACAAAGGATTGGTTGTGTCTGCATCCTCTgcagtacattttttaagtgtACTTTGGCAaggaaggcagagagagagagttctTGACAATTGAGCTGCCGCGCCGGGCAACCTTCCACACTGCtgcctttgttatttttttttaataaaaatcccccaaattattcaaaagcatatttttgcaaaaaagTATTGAAGAAGAAGGATCCCTTagtcgtcccacagaggggaattcacattctgcatttgacccatcctagtgttaggagcagtgggctgccatatgtacgatcccagggagcagtgtaaggatcagtgccttgctcagggacactgGCACTGAGGTGGTCTAtccgggacttgaactggtgaccttccagttcctaAGTCCCTATGGGCTTTGCCACCCCCACCAATGCTATATTCATTGGGGTGTAAAATGCCAAACTGACCATGGACACCTGGGTGCAAATGGAATCTGCCTTATTTGTCTTCATCCTTGCATATCTTTATTTCAGTCACTGTAATGAAATATtaccttttttatattatatatttctgaTCAAACACATCTTGTTGATCCTTGATTACTCTCTGAATAGTCTGTTGTGTTGGATTTTGTGTAACCATGTACCGGGATATTATGTTCTTTGACAGTCATATAAATCTTCTCTAGCTCATTGCTCTGAATAACGCCCCTTTAACCTCAGGTCTTGGCTGTTTGCCTGCACCCTGAACTGCTGGGAAACAAAACTCTTCCTTTGGATGTCAGGCTGAGGGCTCAGAGGCTCCTGGAGGTGTGCGAAGGAGGAAGTGTTGGTAAGCACTAGAGAAAACACCAATCTCTTTGACTATATAATGGCAGGGGACTATCATGTATAGCATGTTTGATCCCTCCACAGGTTCCTATACAGACTCATCTGGCATCCCTCACATCAGACAAAGCATCGCTGACTTCATCATAAGGCGCGACGTCGGAGTGCCTTCATATGCtaataatgtattcatttctgCTGGTTCTCAGAAGGGCCTCATGGTATGAATAACTGTCTTTACATTATTATCACTTTTCATTGTCCAGATACTCTCTGAAACTATATTACAGAACAGATTTTTGAAAGGGAAGATGAGAAAAAAGTGTTGATGTGGTTCAAGGAGAGACGTTGAACTTAATCATAGCATTTTGCCCTCCTGAAAGAAGTGTTTACAACCTCTTATTGTACAGGTTGTTTTATGATCAGTTTTAgttttccctgttttattttgtcaagaTCTGTCTTTGTCAGGCTGGAGCCTTAGGACCCGAACAATTGAGACCCGATCCATAATTCCAGTGGCTAGCTTGATCTGAAAATGTCATAACCGAAAAAAAAGCCAACAAGTTGTAAATATGTAGAATTATGCCTCAATGCTCAGAATACAACATGATGGAACAGTTAAGCATATCCCTTATCAACATTCAATACGTTTTGTACACTGATCTGTTGTGTTTAGGTGATTTTGAAGCTACTGGCCAGTGGGGAGGGGGACACTCAGACAGGCGTGTTGACCCCGATGCCCTGCCCTCACACCCTGCCCACACTGCTGGATGATGCCGGGATGACCTTGGTGCCATACCAGCTGATGGAGGACCAAGGCTGGGCTGTAGATCTGAGTGAGCTGCACCGAGCTCTGAAATGTGGTCGGGGGCACTGCAATCCCAGAGCCATTTACATCAGCAACCCAGGAAACCCCACAGGTAACTACATGCtcacagtggtggaaagtacgATTACTCATGCACTctactttactttttaaaatgttataattctactttatactttattcAGCTTTGGGTCAAAAACATGTGATAACCTTTTAAATTAATGCTTCTCTAATGTTTTAACAGAGAAATAACAGTTTTCTGGttaaagttattaaatatataaataaaaaaacactaatgTTGTTGTCACTAGTGTAAAACAAGAAACTATCAAATTCAaagtccagtttattgtcagaatttccacatgtgttttacatacagaacattgaaataccgtttctggccgtcccacagtgcaaatataaacaagaacatataacataaaaagataagagcctagaaaaaaaaaggggggggatTCCCCTTAAATATGTCCCAGTATGTCGTATCAAAGCAGTGTTGAAGTGCAGCAGTACTGTCTTCTGTCCACACCCATACCTGTTTTGAAACCGGTTTGGTAACTTTTAACATTGCTCTGTAGGCCGGTTTCAGCAGCTTGATGCAAATCATAATGTCATACATAATGTCTTTCACATTCTGAGgcaacttttatatttaaatttgatcctttatatacagtacatactttTAAAcacaggactttaacttgtaatgtGGTATTTGGACATCAATGTATTGGTATTTTTTAGTAAGTAAAGGatttgaatactttttccaccactgcatatACTAAACACATTTATGCCGTACGTTTAAATGTCCTTTCGGTCATCATattgtgttgctgttttgtcCTCCTAGGTCATGTGCAGGACTGGAAATCAATAGAGGAAGTGATCCGCTTTGCAGCAGCGGAGAGACTCTTACTGATGGTCGATGAGGTGAACCATATCTTTAAGGTTTAACAGAACACATTGCAGTCTTCTGCTTAAATAGGCTTTCATTAGTGTGATGAAACTCTTGGACCGAAGAACCCGAACACAAGCAGTACACAGGAACGTTTGGAACTGAAGTCcgacactgaaaatgtattagAAGCTTCAGTTAGATTCTGTACTCTCGGCCAAACGAACTCTGAGATATTCTTCCCTGAACTGCTCTTTTTCCCCACAGAAAGTTGTTTATCAGACTTTCCATCAGAGAGACACAACCAGTTAGGGTTCTTTAAGAGAAGCGGGCTCCAGAAAGCCATGTCAGATAAGAGTTACTCTTTGACACATACCACACATTCAGTCTATTCATTAAGGAAGAAGAGAATATTTACAACCCTGCTCTATTTATATTCACAAGTAAGGAGGAGGTAATATTTTAACACAGCTGCTTGAGAGAGCCTGAGGAAATCCGTGCTAAAAGTATCTTCATACACTATGGTGTCCAAGCCCAAAGGCCAAATGCCGGCTTCCTGTGTATGCAGAGAAACACGAACTGAGGACAGAAGTGGATAATTAATGGAAGGACACTAGTAATAGAATTCACCATTGATTATCTATCTGTTCCTTTCCCACTGCAATCCAGGTGTACCAGGACAGCGTGTATGGACAAGGGAAAGAGTTTCTTTCCTATAAGAGAGTCCTGTTTGAGATGGGCAAAGAGTACTCAGAGACAGTGGAGCTGGTTTCCTTCCACTCTTTATCCAGCGCCTGCATGGGAGAGTGAGTTCTGTCTCCTACACTTGTAATTTTGTGAGCCTGGATCAGAATCAGATTAC
This DNA window, taken from Eleginops maclovinus isolate JMC-PN-2008 ecotype Puerto Natales chromosome 9, JC_Emac_rtc_rv5, whole genome shotgun sequence, encodes the following:
- the LOC134870165 gene encoding alanine aminotransferase 2-like isoform X3 encodes the protein MMSSLKHVNPTVKGIKESAHSVLQSLAAHVTQEIAQGVQKPFKGVIDINSGDPHKAGMKPISFVRQVLAVCLHPELLGNKTLPLDVRLRAQRLLEVCEGGSVGSYTDSSGIPHIRQSIADFIIRRDVGVPSYANNVFISAGSQKGLMVILKLLASGEGDTQTGVLTPMPCPHTLPTLLDDAGMTLVPYQLMEDQGWAVDLSELHRALKCGRGHCNPRAIYISNPGNPTGHVQDWKSIEEVIRFAAAERLLLMVDEVYQDSVYGQGKEFLSYKRVLFEMGKEYSETVELVSFHSLSSACMGECGLRAGYMELVNMDPEVMYFVDTMLCTDISTPVTGQLALDLMVKPPKPGDHSYDTYTQEILLIRATLSQNAQRAHEFLNDLPGMSSQPAMGGIYLYSRLHLPSDIIQKAKVQDVRMGRQLETTI
- the LOC134870165 gene encoding alanine aminotransferase 2-like isoform X1, translated to MMSSLKHVNPTVKGIKESAHSVLQSLAAHVTQEIAQGVQKPFKGVIDINSGDPHKAGMKPISFVRQVLAVCLHPELLGNKTLPLDVRLRAQRLLEVCEGGSVGSYTDSSGIPHIRQSIADFIIRRDVGVPSYANNVFISAGSQKGLMVILKLLASGEGDTQTGVLTPMPCPHTLPTLLDDAGMTLVPYQLMEDQGWAVDLSELHRALKCGRGHCNPRAIYISNPGNPTGHVQDWKSIEEVIRFAAAERLLLMVDEVYQDSVYGQGKEFLSYKRVLFEMGKEYSETVELVSFHSLSSACMGECGLRAGYMELVNMDPEVMYFVDTMLCTDISTPVTGQLALDLMVKPPKPGDHSYDTYTQEILLIRATLSQNAQRAHEFLNDLPGMSSQPAMGGIYLYSRLHLPSDIIQKAKIVEVEADVLYCQMLLEEEGVFLGAGCQNGETTGNHYLRLCILVPTDTLEKVLAQLASFHLRLIDKHPPTDR
- the LOC134870165 gene encoding alanine aminotransferase 2-like isoform X2, producing the protein MMSSLKHVNPTVKGIKESAHSVLQSLAAHVTQEIAQVLAVCLHPELLGNKTLPLDVRLRAQRLLEVCEGGSVGSYTDSSGIPHIRQSIADFIIRRDVGVPSYANNVFISAGSQKGLMVILKLLASGEGDTQTGVLTPMPCPHTLPTLLDDAGMTLVPYQLMEDQGWAVDLSELHRALKCGRGHCNPRAIYISNPGNPTGHVQDWKSIEEVIRFAAAERLLLMVDEVYQDSVYGQGKEFLSYKRVLFEMGKEYSETVELVSFHSLSSACMGECGLRAGYMELVNMDPEVMYFVDTMLCTDISTPVTGQLALDLMVKPPKPGDHSYDTYTQEILLIRATLSQNAQRAHEFLNDLPGMSSQPAMGGIYLYSRLHLPSDIIQKAKIVEVEADVLYCQMLLEEEGVFLGAGCQNGETTGNHYLRLCILVPTDTLEKVLAQLASFHLRLIDKHPPTDR
- the LOC134870165 gene encoding alanine aminotransferase 2-like isoform X4, which translates into the protein MMSSLKHVNPTVKGIKESAHSVLQSLAAHVTQEIAQGVQKPFKGVIDINSGDPHKAGMKPISFVRQVLAVCLHPELLGNKTLPLDVRLRAQRLLEVCEGGSVGSYTDSSGIPHIRQSIADFIIRRDVGVPSYANNVFISAGSQKGLMVILKLLASGEGDTQTGVLTPMPCPHTLPTLLDDAGMTLVPYQLMEDQGWAVDLSELHRALKCGRGHCNPRAIYISNPGNPTGHVQDWKSIEEVIRFAAAERLLLMVDEVYQDSVYGQGKEFLSYKRVLFEMGKEYSETVELVSFHSLSSACMGECGLRAGYMELVNMDPEVMYFVDTMLCTDISTPVTGQLALDLMVKPPKPGDHSYDTYTQEILLIRATLSQNAQRAHEFLNDLPGMSSQPAMGGIYLYSRLHLPSDIIQKAKVLPAC